A stretch of the Theropithecus gelada isolate Dixy chromosome 7a, Tgel_1.0, whole genome shotgun sequence genome encodes the following:
- the MAPK6 gene encoding mitogen-activated protein kinase 6 isoform X2: MAEKFESLMNIHGFDLGSRYMDLKPLGCGGNGLVFSAVDNDCDKRVAIKKIVLTDPQSVKHALREIKIIRRLDHDNIVKVFEILGPSGSQLTDDVGSLTELNSVYIVQEYMETDLANVLEQGPLLEEHARLFMYQLLRGLKYIHSANVLHRDLKPANLFINTEDLVLKIGDFGLARIMDPHYSHKGHLSEGLVTKWYRSPRLLLSPNNYTKAIDMWAAGCIFAEMLTGKTLFAG, encoded by the exons ATGGCAGAGAAGTTTGAAAGTCTCATGAACATTCATGGTTTTGATCTGGGTTCTAGGTATATGGACTTAAAACCATTGGGTTGTGGAGGCAATGGCTTGGTTTTTTCTGCTGTAGACAATGACTGTGACAAAAGAGTAGCCATCAAGAAAATTGTCCTTACTGATCCCCAGAGTGTCAAACATGCTCTACGTGAAATCAAAATTATTAGAAGACTTGACCATGATAACATTGTGAAAGTGTTTGAAATTCTTGGTCCTAGTGGAAGCCAATTAACAGACGATGTGGGCTCTCTTACGGAACTGAACAGTGTTTACATTGTTCAGGAGTACATGGAGACAGACTTGGCTAATGTGCTGGAGCAGGGCCCTTTACTGGAAGAGCATGCCAGGCTGTTCATGTATCAGCTGCTACGGGGGCTCAAGTATATTCACTCTGCAAACGTACTGCACAGAGATCTCAAACCAGCTAATCTTTTCATTAATACTGAAGACTTGGTGCTGAAGATAGGTGACTTTGGTCTTGCACGGATCATGGATCCTCATTATTCCCATAAG gGTCATCTTTCTGAAGGATTGGTTACTAAATGGTACAGATCTCCACGTCTTTTACTTTCTCCTAATAATTATACTAAAGCCATTGACATGTGGGCTGCAGGCTGCATCTTTGCTGAAATGCTGACTGGTAAAACCCTTTTTGCAGGTTAG